The Pseudomonas moraviensis genome contains the following window.
ATCAAGGTGGTGAAAAGGCCGCCAGTCTAGTGCCAGCGGGCGCGGTGGCCAAGCGCTGGCGACTGTCGGTAAATCCGCTTGTCAGCCCCAGCGCCGCCCAGTAGGGTTTTGCAGCGAACTTCTCCCCATCCGTTGCAAGGAATCCGTGCATGAGTGCCAACCCTCGCGTTGCCGATTACGCCATTCACCCGCAGTTCACCGAGCGCTGGTCGCCCCGCGCTTTTAACGGCGAAGCGATCCCTGAAGAGACCTTGCTGAGCTTCTTCGAAGCCGCGCGCTGGGCGCCGTCGGCGTACAACTCGTAACCGTGGCGTTTTCTCTATGCACGCCGCGATACGCAGAACTGGCAGCGTTATCTGGGCCTGCTCAACGAATTCAACCGCAGCTGGGCGCAGCATGCTTCAGCGCTGGTGATCGTGATTTCGAAGACCACTTTCGTGGCACCGGGCGCTACCGAGGAAACCCCGGCGCTTTGGAGCACGTTCGATACCGGCTCGGCGTGGGGCCATCTGGCGCTGCAGGCGAGCCTCAGCGGCTGGCACACCCACGGCATGGCCGGTTTCGATCAGGAGCTGACCCGCAAGGAGCTGAACATTCCTGAGGAATATGCCCTGCATGCGGCGGTGGCGGTGGGCAAGCTCGGTGACAAGGCAACCCTGGCCGAGTACCTGCAAGCCCGCGAAACGCCGAGCCCGCGTCGTCCGCTGAGCGAGCTGGTGGCCGAAGGAGATTTCACTTTATAAGCCACGCCATAAAACCACTGTAGGAGTGAGCCTGCTCGCGATGACGCCGTGTCAGTCGACATCAATGTTGACTGACACGCCGTCATCGCGAGCAGGCTCACTCCTACAAGGGGTACCGCGCAGAATCAGTAACCTCGGGTGAAATCCACTTCCCCACGCAACGCCTCACCCGCCTCATACGCCTTCAGGTTCTGCACAAACAAATCCACCATCAGCGCCGGCGACGTTGGTGCCGAGCTGTGCCCGGTCAGCAGCAAGCCCCACGCGGTCCAGAATGGATGGCGTTGCGGCAATGGCTCCTGACGGCAGACGTCAATCACCGCACCGGCCAGGTGCCCTTCCTTCAAGGCCTCGACCAGATCGGCATCGACCACCGCGACACCGCGCCCGGCGTTGATGAACAACCCGGTCGGCTTGAATTGCTTGAACAGCGCTGCGTCGTAGATATCGTGGGTGTGTTCGGTGTTCGGCAGCAGGTTGACCACGTAATCCACCTCGCCCACCAGACGCGGAAGATCGGCCAGCGCGCCGACTTCGACGAACGGCGCCTGTGCGCGGGCGCTGCTGGCGATGCCGTACAACTCGACGCCGAATGGCAGGAGAAATTGCGCGACACTCTGGCCGATGTCACCGGTGCCGACGATCAGCACCTTGCGCCCGACCAGACTCTGACCGCTGCGGTTGTCCCACTTGCGCTCGACCTGGCTGACCAGCCGCGCCAGCACTTCGCGCTCATGGCCGAGGATGTAGGTCAGCACGTATTCGGCCATGACCTGACCGAAAATCCCCACCGCACGGGTCAGGCGATAATCGCGGCGCAAGCCGTCGGCGAGCAGCGGCGTGATACCGGCCCAGGTCGATTGCAGCCATTGCGGTTGATGGCCCTGGCGCAGCAGGGTCGCCAGCAGGTCCGGCTGGCCCAGCCAGACCGGGCAATCGGCGGCCTGACGCGCCAGTTCGGCGGAGTCGCCGCTGGTCAGGACTTCAAGCTCGGGCAGTGCCTGACGCAGCAGTCGGGCGTATATCGCGTGGTCGTGTTCGGCAATCAGAACGCGCATCTTCAAACCTTTCGCAAACCGTGCAGACGGCCGCCGGGATCGGGCCGGCCATCGCGGTAAAAACAGTTCCAGGGTTAACCGAGGCCCAGGACAGGGCCTCGCGGGTCAGACCGGGTCGTTGCGTCGCAGCAACTCTTCGGGCAAGTGCTCGATGTACTCGTCCTCGGCCGGTGGCATTTGCAGGTGATAGCCCTGCTTGTCGAGGTTTTCCAGGACCACGGTGATGTCTTCGCTGGCCAGCTTGCGCTCGGGCGACAACACCAGATCGAAGGAATGCTTCGCTTTGCCGAAAGCCGTCATCAGCGCTTCCGGCACGCGCTCGAGCGCATCGCTCTTGAGCACATAGAGATACATGCCGCTGCGCTTGGAGCTTTGGTAGATGGAGCAAATACGTTTCAAGGCTGTTCTCCGGCGGTGGACAGGCTGTCGAGCAGCTTCTGACCGAGCAATTCGCGGCGCCAGCCACGCAGCGAATCGGGCAATTGGTAAGGCCCCTCGGGGAAGCCGCTTTTGACCAGGGCTTCGAGGGTTTTCTTGCGCAGCATCAGTTCCGGGGCGATCCCGAGGCGTTCGGCCTCGGCCTGACCCAGCGCGCGCAGTTGCTTGATCAACGCAGCAGCTTCGATCGGCAACGGCTCCGGCACTGCCGGTGGCCATTGATCAGGGCCCACACTGCCAGAGCGCTTGATCAGATCAAGCAGAAACTGGCCGTCCTGACGCACGGTACGCGGGTGCATGTCTTCGATCTTGCCCAGCGCCGCGAGGTTATCCGGCTGCGTGCGGGCCAAGGGCCACAGCGAGTGTTCACGAACAATGCGGTTACGCGGCAAGTCACGGGCGCGGGCTTCTTTTTCGCGCCAGGCGCACAGCTCACGCAGCACGGCCAGTTGCGCGCGGGACAGCTTCCACGCCAGTTTCGCCTCGCGATAGACCTCGTAAGGATCGGTTTCGCGGCGCAGGTTGGCGACCAGTTCGGCGCCATCTTCCAGTACCCAGGCGAACTTGTCGTCGGACAGCTTGGGCCGCAACTCGACGAACACCTCGGCCAGATGCACGGCGTCTTCGGCGGCATAGCTGATCTGGGTTTCGGACAACGGACGCTGCAACCAGTCGGAGCGGGTTTCACCCTTGGGCAGGTCGATGCCGAGCACTTCCTGCACCAATCGCGAGTAGCCCATGGAAAAACCGAGGTTCAGGTAAGCGGCGGCCAGTTGCGTGTCGAACAGCGGCGCCGGCAGGCTGCCGGTCAGGCGCAACAGCACTTCGAGGTCTTCGCTGCAGGCGTGCAGGACTTTGAGGACCGCCGGGTTTTCCAGCAACGCGGCCAGCGGTTGCCAGGCGTTGATGGTCAGCGGATCGATCAGGTAGGCGCGTTTACCGTCGCCGATCTGCAACAGGCCGGCAATCGGGTAGAAGGTGTCGACCCGCATGAATTCGGTGTCGAGGGCAACGAACGGCAGTTGCTGCCACTCGGCGCAAAACTGCGCGAGGCTTTCGTTGTCGCGAATCCAGTGAATATCGATAGCCACACGGCTCTCCCTTGAAGAATGGCGCGCAGTATATATCGCCACTGGCGATTTACGCGCCTTTGAAGGGCAAGAGCTGTAAGGAAATGTCTTGCCTGCCAGCAAGAATAGTCTGACAGCGGAAACAGAAAGGCCCGTCGCATCAGCGCGACGGGCAGGAAATGCCTCACTGCTTGGCCAGTACGCCGTCGATCACCGCGCCGCGACAGCCGGCAAACATGTCCAGCGCCGGCTGGTACACGCTGCTGCGCACCTCGAGCAGGCCAAGCATGGAGTGGAACAGGTTGTCCTGACTCAGCGGCTTGTCGCGGCTCAGTTGCAGGCAATGCGTATCGACCGAGTAGGCTTTCTGATAGCTGTCGGAGAACCACGCCAGCATCGCTACATGCTTCTGCTGCTCGGGCGCCAGCATGTACGGCGTGCCGTGCAGAAACAGGTTGTATTCGCCCAGCGATTCACCGTGATCCGACAGATAGAGCATGGCGGTGTCGACTTTGTCCTGATTGCTGCGCAGCACATCGATCAGGCTCGCCAGCACATGATCGGTGTAGACCAGCGTGTTGTCGTAACCGTTGACGATACTTTCGCGGCTGCAATTGTTCAGCGCGTTACTCTCACAGACCGGGGTGAAGTGTTCGTACTCCTTGGGATAACGCTTGAAGTAATCCGGGCCGTGACTGCCCATCTGGTGCAGAACCAGCACCGTGTCTTTATCCAGGTGATCGATAAAGCTCTGCAAACCCTGCAGGAGGATTTCATCGCGGCATTCGCTGTTGGCGCACAACGCCGGGTCCTGCAATTTGCTGACATCCTGCACCGTGACCCGGTCGCAAGTGCCTTTGCAGCCGGACTGGTTATCGCGCCAGATCACATCGATGCCGGCGCGCTTGAGCACATCGAGCAAACCCTCTTCATTCTTGGCCTTGCTGGCGTTGTAATCCTTGCGGCCCATGTTGGAGAACATGCATGGCACCGAGATCGCGGTCTCCGTGCCGCAGGAATGCACATCGGTAAAGGCGATCAGCCCCGCCTCTTTGTCCAGTTGCGGCGTGGTGTCCCGGTCGTAACCGAGAATGCCGAAGTTCTGCGCCCGCGCACTTTCCCCGACCACCAGCACGGTCAGCGATTTGCGGGGCCGGAATTGCAAGTCGGGATTGCGCTGGGCATCTACGCCAATCTTGATGAACGGCTGCTGTGCCGAGACGACTTGCTCTTGCAGGTAGCCGAGGGACGCGCCGATGTAATTGCTCGGCACCAGCATCAGGCGAATTTCATGATGGTTGCGAAACAACGAAGACAACCCCTGATAGTTGGCCAGTGCCACGACACCGATCACCGCCGCAGAGGCGACACTGACAATAACTTTGCTGAACAACTCACGATGCCAGCGCCGATAAGTGACCGGCACTTTCCATAACATCAAACACGGCAAAATACCCAGCAAGACAATATAGGCAAACAACTTCATTGAAAGCAGATCACGCACTTCCGTCGCATTGGTTTCAGCGAGGTTTCGCAACATGCCGGCATCGATCATCACGCCGTATTGGCTCATGAAATAAGCCACGCCAGCGCTGATTAAAAACAACAGGGTCAATAACGGTTTGAGCAGGGGGCGGAAAGCGAACAACGTCAGGACAATATTGAACGCGGCGAAGATCATCACGCCGAACGCCAGGCGCAGGACGCTGCCCTTGCCATCGGCGGCGGTTATCTCGAACAGATGTTGCCAGAGCACTAGGTTGAAACCGAGCAACAAAAAGGCGCTGGCGAACAACGTCACCCATTCCGGGCGCACGGCTTTTAACTTCAACATGATGAGTGACTGTTCCTGAAAGAAGAGCCTCGTCACTTGTGAAAATTTCATTCACCGAGGCATGACAAACTTTAGGCAGCCATGGATCAATTTTTCGTGAAAAAGATGCTAATGATTAGTTGCCTTCGGGCATTGTTCTGGAAGTTTGCGCGTATTTGCGAATGGTTCAGGTTTCATTCAGTTAATTGCCCAGCTACGCCCCCCCTGTAGGAGTGAGCCTGCTCGCGATAGCGGTGTGTCAGTCAATATTTATTCATCTGATACATCGCTATCGCGAGCAGGCTCACTCCTACACGGGGATGCGGTGTTATCGAGTTTTCAGGTCTGGCGCGGGATTTTCTGATTTGCCGATCTGCGCGACGCGACGCCTAATCATCAGCTTCCGCAATCGAAGGCCTGCTGATGAATCATCACCGCCCCGCCGCTTGGCTGATGTTCGCGATCATCCTTGTCGCACTTAATCTGCGCACATCAATGGCCGCCGTGGGACCGTTGCTGTCGGCGATCCGTGGCGATATCCCGTTGAGCTTCGGCGCTGCCTCCCTGCTGACGATGTTGCCGGTCATGGCCATGGGGCTGGCGATGTTCTTCGGCCTGAGCGTCAGCCAGCGCTTCGGCGAACAGCGCACGGTGCTGCTGTCGTTGCTGATCATCGGGCTGGCGACGCTGTCGCGGTTGTTTATCGATTCGGCTCTTGCGCTGATCCTCAGCGCCATAGTGGCCGGCATCGGCATCGCCATGATTCAAGCGTTGATGCCGGCGCTGATCAAGTCGCGCTTTCCCGACAAAGTAGCGTTATGCATGGGCGTCTACGTGACGTCGATCATGGGCGGCGCGGCGATTGCCGCATCATTGGCGCCACTGGTGATGGTGCAGACCGGCAACTGGCGCGCAGGGCTGGCCGTTTGGGCCGCGCTGGCGGTGCTCGCCTTGCTGGTCTGGGCTCTACAGCCCGCGCGTGCCATATCAAGAGGGATCAAGCGGGAGTCTGTTATCACCCGCCGTCGCGCCTGGTTGCTGGCGATTTTCTTTGGGCTCGGTACGGCGTCCTACACCTGTGTCCTCGCCTGGCTCGCCCCGTACTACGTGGAAAAGGGCTGGAGCGAACAACACGCCGGGCTGCTGTTGGGTTTTCTCACAGCGATGGAGGTCATTTCCGGCTTGGCGGTGCCTGCGATTGCCAACCGCAGCCGTGATCGACGCGCAATATTGGCGGCTCTGCTGTTACTGATCATCGGCGGTTTCTGCGGGCTGATTCTCGCACCGGCGCAGCTGGCCCTGCTCTGGCCGTGTCTGTTGGGACTGGGTATTGGCGGTCTGTTTCCGATGAGCCTGATCGTCGCGCTCGATCATTGCGACGACCCGCAGCAGGCCGGTGGCCTCACTGCATTTGTGCAGGGTATCGGTTACCTGATCGCTGGCCTCTCGCCGCTATTGGCAGGGACAATTCGTGATCGGCTGGGCAGTTTTGAAGGCGCGTGGTGGGCGCTGACTGCGGTGATGGTGAGCATGTTGCTGATGGTCGTGCGCTTCAATCCTCGCCATTACACACGTCACTTGCCTTGCCCGGGCTAGAGGCCTCTGGCCATCTTTTCCGCACGAAATAGGCAACGTCGTGTTACTAAAAGTTTCTGTCCCACATGTGTCCGTGAAATGTCCTACGAGGGTTTCTCCTGGCACCATCGTTCCGCTAGGATCGTACGCACACGTTTGCGCGAATTCTGCGCAAGGGGCACAGCGAGACGGAACTCATGCTGAACAGTAATTTGCTTCGCAAGCTCGACATGCAG
Protein-coding sequences here:
- a CDS encoding D-2-hydroxyacid dehydrogenase; protein product: MRVLIAEHDHAIYARLLRQALPELEVLTSGDSAELARQAADCPVWLGQPDLLATLLRQGHQPQWLQSTWAGITPLLADGLRRDYRLTRAVGIFGQVMAEYVLTYILGHEREVLARLVSQVERKWDNRSGQSLVGRKVLIVGTGDIGQSVAQFLLPFGVELYGIASSARAQAPFVEVGALADLPRLVGEVDYVVNLLPNTEHTHDIYDAALFKQFKPTGLFINAGRGVAVVDADLVEALKEGHLAGAVIDVCRQEPLPQRHPFWTAWGLLLTGHSSAPTSPALMVDLFVQNLKAYEAGEALRGEVDFTRGY
- a CDS encoding YcgL domain-containing protein, encoding MKRICSIYQSSKRSGMYLYVLKSDALERVPEALMTAFGKAKHSFDLVLSPERKLASEDITVVLENLDKQGYHLQMPPAEDEYIEHLPEELLRRNDPV
- the rnd gene encoding ribonuclease D, producing the protein MAIDIHWIRDNESLAQFCAEWQQLPFVALDTEFMRVDTFYPIAGLLQIGDGKRAYLIDPLTINAWQPLAALLENPAVLKVLHACSEDLEVLLRLTGSLPAPLFDTQLAAAYLNLGFSMGYSRLVQEVLGIDLPKGETRSDWLQRPLSETQISYAAEDAVHLAEVFVELRPKLSDDKFAWVLEDGAELVANLRRETDPYEVYREAKLAWKLSRAQLAVLRELCAWREKEARARDLPRNRIVREHSLWPLARTQPDNLAALGKIEDMHPRTVRQDGQFLLDLIKRSGSVGPDQWPPAVPEPLPIEAAALIKQLRALGQAEAERLGIAPELMLRKKTLEALVKSGFPEGPYQLPDSLRGWRRELLGQKLLDSLSTAGEQP
- a CDS encoding phosphoethanolamine transferase, whose product is MLKLKAVRPEWVTLFASAFLLLGFNLVLWQHLFEITAADGKGSVLRLAFGVMIFAAFNIVLTLFAFRPLLKPLLTLLFLISAGVAYFMSQYGVMIDAGMLRNLAETNATEVRDLLSMKLFAYIVLLGILPCLMLWKVPVTYRRWHRELFSKVIVSVASAAVIGVVALANYQGLSSLFRNHHEIRLMLVPSNYIGASLGYLQEQVVSAQQPFIKIGVDAQRNPDLQFRPRKSLTVLVVGESARAQNFGILGYDRDTTPQLDKEAGLIAFTDVHSCGTETAISVPCMFSNMGRKDYNASKAKNEEGLLDVLKRAGIDVIWRDNQSGCKGTCDRVTVQDVSKLQDPALCANSECRDEILLQGLQSFIDHLDKDTVLVLHQMGSHGPDYFKRYPKEYEHFTPVCESNALNNCSRESIVNGYDNTLVYTDHVLASLIDVLRSNQDKVDTAMLYLSDHGESLGEYNLFLHGTPYMLAPEQQKHVAMLAWFSDSYQKAYSVDTHCLQLSRDKPLSQDNLFHSMLGLLEVRSSVYQPALDMFAGCRGAVIDGVLAKQ
- a CDS encoding cyanate transporter; translation: MNHHRPAAWLMFAIILVALNLRTSMAAVGPLLSAIRGDIPLSFGAASLLTMLPVMAMGLAMFFGLSVSQRFGEQRTVLLSLLIIGLATLSRLFIDSALALILSAIVAGIGIAMIQALMPALIKSRFPDKVALCMGVYVTSIMGGAAIAASLAPLVMVQTGNWRAGLAVWAALAVLALLVWALQPARAISRGIKRESVITRRRAWLLAIFFGLGTASYTCVLAWLAPYYVEKGWSEQHAGLLLGFLTAMEVISGLAVPAIANRSRDRRAILAALLLLIIGGFCGLILAPAQLALLWPCLLGLGIGGLFPMSLIVALDHCDDPQQAGGLTAFVQGIGYLIAGLSPLLAGTIRDRLGSFEGAWWALTAVMVSMLLMVVRFNPRHYTRHLPCPG